The genomic stretch aattggaGACCTTATGTAAGAATAATGACCTCATATCTCATAATTATTaccattttttgtctttgtggaaTACATTAGGCTTCAGGAGCAATACCTTAACATcgctgtctgctctgtgtgtgtgtgtgtacagctgaAACGCTTTGCAAAGGACCACGATCTGGGTGTTGCTACCATGGCGGTGAACCAGGCCATACAGCAAACCCAAGTCAACATCCAGTGGGTCAGCGAGCACAAAGATATCATACTAGAGTGGTTTGAAAGAGAAACAGCTTcatagaggggaaaaaacactcTTTCATTGTTTTAGAGCGTCACAGATCAGCGGTGCCAGCCGTTTTCAATTCTGCAGCTGGATACTCTTAAGACTCCCCTACTCCACCAAATCCACTTCAACAACAAGAGCCGATGAAGAGTGGATCAGACTTTGCCAGGAAAATGGAGCAGAGAGATAATCATGACATGAGAGATTCAATTTCCCACCAAACAATTAGCAAAGTGAACCGTGATAGTGCCGCACATAAGACTGATACATAGTACAGGACTGATTATTTATGAGAGAAATGTAGCACTTGTATGCAGTATATTCAATGCGAGCAgtcaaaataacattttgactcagctgtttgtgatttttgcACATGATGCTGACACAGCATCAATTATCTGTATAGTATAGCTGTATGTTTGGAAATGTTTTAAACATATTTACTTTTCAGGATCacttttttcatgttgctgttgCTCAAAATAATTTCAGAATCCAAATCTTGTGTTAATCTTTTCATGGTGGACAATGGATGAAGCTTTCATTGGTTATATCCATCTCCAAGCAAACATGTATTTAAGTTTATGGCATTttgctgatgatgatgctggcCATTTCCAGACCAGCTCCTCAACATTTGCACAAGTCAGAACCAAAGGACCAAGTCTCCTATGTTATATGGAACATGTCTATATGtgtattatacagtatatgttgtAATCAAGGAACCAAATTATTCTTAAATGTTGCTGAAAgtgttatttttaataaaacaaaacattgataTTGTGTTAAATGTGAGTCCTTAAATCCAGTCCATGTCACTTTTGTTTTACCTGGGGAAAATAATGCAGCACACCTTTACTGACTTCATGACCTATAATACCAAGATTTTGTTTGGATGTTTATTGTCCAATCACATGTCCACTGACTGAGAAGATGAAGggtgtatgtacatatatgtacgAAGTCATCATCACCATGAGCAAGAGAATTATAGCAACTGCTGTTCTGTACTTACCAGAAATTCAAACTTTGTCACTAATTTCCCTCCATCTTAATTATTAACTCCACCTGCATCtaatctgtttctgtttgcctcCATTTAAATCTTTCTATACACTTTGTACACATTCCTAAAATTGCCTCAAGGTTTTGCTTTCCATTGTATTGAGAATTACTGTTGAGTGAACATATGATGAATAATGAGCATCAACTGGAGAGACACAGTCCCACattaaagagagaaatgctTTTAATGCAACAGGTGGTAACAAGCTGGGGAAATTTGGattttcagagagagaggggagaggggtgTCCACTGCTGGTTACAAGATGGCCTAAGCACTTGTAGAGCACTAAACGACCCTTTGATCAAAGttaaaatatatttgcattATGGACATACTGTCTGAagtctaactttttttttttttcattcaccAGTGCCTGaaaatatttctgctgtttaattTCAAGATAAACTTCCTGATTTTGTTACATTAATTTTGGGTGCTACACTTAAACACTCTGAAACTAACACTGACTTTGAACATAATTGctgttgtttcctcttcctctgctcagtTTCAATCTGGACAGGATGTATGCAGGATTCTGGGGCAGTCTGACATCAGAATTAAATACTTCTGATATGATTATCTGCTCTCTGAATGCTttacattaaagaaaaaaatcgcACATGGACTTGGACATAAACAAGCAAGAGCGGGAGAATAAACCAAGAAAGACTGGAAATGCAGAGCTCAAGTTCGAATCATATAAACGTACGGATCGAAAGCATCCAAGAGGAGCGAGAAGTTTCACAGTCTGCATCACAGCTAACAGCCAGATACACTGTGGAGCTGGAAGTGTCTAGTCCCATACTGAAGAAGTGACGCAAGGTTTCCATCCCCAAGGCCACACATGTTAAAGGTTCGGTACCCCCGTGAAACATCCAggctgaagacagagagacaggaacgAAGCCAGGATGAAGTAGTTCAGCCTGGAGACTGGAGCTGGGCCAACACTTCAGGGTGCTGGGAGAGACGGTTTCCTCAATCATCCTGAGAGGGAAGCAAGGAGGGAGAAGTGAGCCCTCTCTGGTTTCTGGCTGTCTAAGACATCACCTACTGTGTACATATTCTGAACAACAGATGCAGCCACAGAGGGACTGACTGTCCACTTCCTGTTACGTCAAATCATAGCTGCTAGTTTGTTTTACATTCAAGAGGTACACCAACAAAGAGGTTGACTTTGTTCACTCAAAAGCAAAGCAGCCTATTTCTCTTATTCTCTTGTCTTCTTCTGATGTTTTGCGTACATGAAGAATAACTTAGATGCACTTTTTTTATCAAACACTCCTGTCTGGAGTTCAAAGACACCAAATGAGTCATGAAAAAGATCTGCAAATTTCCACCCCAGTCTACATCAAGGGTATCAAGTGAGGTAGGTGTATATAAGCTTGGGTTTGGTTCAGAGGGTGTCCTCACCCATtcgtcctcctctgctccctctccgtctcctccgGGCCTCTGAGCGCTGACTGCGTCCGCCTTGTTGGACATGATCTTGTCTGTCCACGACGCTCCGGCTTTTTCATCCCCAGCAAAGTTACACTTGGTCACCGTGCCGCCGTCCACTTTGGCTAAGGAGACTGGAGGCACAAAAGTAAAGAAGAAAGTAAGTTTATTTATCTTGCACCTTTTAGAAGCGGATGGCAAAAGTGCTTTAGAAGAAGCACCCCACATAAAAGACAGCCGTTTGTGGTGAAAGCGAACAAATCAACCAAACTCATTTATGATAGGAGAGAGCACACTGAGATCTTGAGATATCATAATCCGACGAACTTCAATAGTTAACTAACTCGTctactttttcttcctcctctcagggGCTTCGAAGTTGCCATCATGTCATAATGAATCTTGGCTGAGATGTGTAAAAGCAGAGTCTGTGAACAAACCAAAGCACTCCACTCCACTCCAAACTGACTATAGAATATCAAAGGGCTGGATGACTCTTCTGAACTTAAGAGAGGTCAATCTCTGTTCATTCCCCCTGAGGTTACTTATGAAACTGTGAAATAGATAGATGGGAATCAGAAAAGTTCAAGTTTAATTTCATTCACTCCCCACTGCTATGGGGGTCAGCGCTAGGATGAGCTCGACCAGCGCAAGCAGAGTATTCTTTCCTTTTTAGACTTTATATGATGTAAGGAGATACTGAATGCTGTACATGTACTGGTTTATGTTTTCAGTCCAGACTCACATATGAAAGGACTGTTTCCTCTGGTCTTCAGTCGGACGTCCTGTCCTGTTTCCAGCTCTGTTTtgtccatctctgcctctgggTACCAGAAGGCACAGGTCCCGCTGGGTCGATGCTTGTCAGTTATCTTCACCAGATCGGCTTTGTTCACTATCGCTGACAGCTGCTCCTCAGACAGACGGTCTGACTCCCCTTTAGCTTCCACCTCTGTATGGACAGAAAGCACATCTAAGCTCATGAACTTAGAAAGAATTCAGTGTTTAAGAGTTCCAGTGGCCCTGAGAACTCAACGCACGgaagaaacacagcaaacacaacgAAATACAGGAACAtgctgcaaaaaatgtccacagTTGAGGAGATGAGTGTCCAAGCAGGTTTAAGCAGCAGGGGAGGACCGCAGGACACTGTACTCCCACCTTTCCTCTTCAACACCTGTACCTCACACTGATGACTGGGCAGTTGGGGAGTGTGCTGGTGGTGGACAGGAGACTGCGTGCAGGGAACTGGTTTATTGCTTTGTGGCATGGTGTGGGAACAACCACCTCCTCTTAAATATGACCAAAATGAAGGAGATGGTTGTGGATTTCAAGGGGACCAGGACTAAGATAAACTCTATTTCCATCCTGGGACaagaggtggaggtgatggaggacTACACACACCCGGGCCTTCACCTGGAACACAGACTGGACTCGAAATGTGACACTAAAGCTATCTATGTTTTTATAAGCAAGCCTTTTCATATCTCTCCATTCTGTGTATGGGTTTGATCCTGGATGAATTCATCTTTGCACCAAGTGATCTTTGGAATCATTACCATCATTAGAAAATCTGTGTGTGCtcttattttcatgtgaaatcTTCAGCTTCTGCAAAACATCAACTATAACATCCCCATCCTTCAGCGCTGCACAAATCGGGCTTTTTGTATTAAAGTCCCTTTGCTTGTATAATTTCAGGGTGCAGCTGCAGTCCAAAACATTCTTCCATCTGAAGTGGGATTCAAACACACCGTCAGGGGAGAGTGTGACCTCACCACAAGTTTTACGACCGCTTGGCTGACTGCTCTGACTTtgcacagctgacagacagattgaAAGTGAATCTtacatggaaaacaaaacatggaatGTTTTGCAAGAAACGCAAGAATGCAAACATTAACTCAAATGTTTGACGTTATCCACTCACTGTAGGAGGACATGAGGAAACCAGTGTTGACCTTTTTGGTGTCACTGAAGTTTGGCTCAATCTCCTTCCCGCTGGCATCAAACTTCCTCTGATGGATGCGGCTGGGTTTGATGTACAGCACATAGAAACGGACCTGCATGAAAGAAgcgacaaaaacaaagtgttgaTTGTCTTTTGTCGGCGTTTATGTTTCGTCTGTCCAAAATGCAAACACTAATAAGGATTTGGGCAATATTTGGAAGTTCTGTTTCTGTCAACGGCATGTAGGGAAAAGACATCTTTATGCTGTTCAGTCAAAGATGAAGACAGGATGAAAACTCTGAAAGGCCTGGAGAGGCCCAACCAGAGTTTGGACCTGAATCCAACAGAGCATCTCTGGAGAGATGTGAAACTGGCTGTGCACCGAGCTTCCCCATCCAACCTGGCTGAGTGTGAATGATTCTGCCAAGAAGAACGGGAGAAGCTTCCAAAGAGCGGTGTGTCAGCCTGTAGGATCGTTTCCATGAAGACGTGAGGCTGTCATTGCTGCCAAAGGTGCTTTAACCAAGTACTAAGTtaatgagatatttcagtcttttctttttaatacatttacaaAGCActccaaaaacctgtttttgctttgtcattgcAGAGTAATGTTTTTTTGATTGATAGAATAAATTCATTTTGAGATGAGTCTGAAACATGGCAAAATGTGGAAAAGCTGAAACAGCCTGAAAACtttgtgtatgcacagtattatttactttgatgatgatgtgctGACCTGTAAAAATCAGCCAATGGCTTCATTTTGTACAGCGGTTCTCAACAATTGTTACATATCCCCAAAATAAAAGGAATGGCAATACACATTGACAGTATTTTGCTAACTGTACCTTAGGATTTTTGTCGTCACTGATTACATGTCTGGAAACATCCAGCAGCTTTCCTTCTACAAGGACCCCCTGGCCACTGTGAGGAAGACAAGTGTCAAATAATGAAAGCATGCTAATCCCACTTAGAACTGTGCATTCTGTTACTTACAGGAGAACAATGTGCAATAACTTTAATTTTCTGTCTAGTAGAGACCTacaaaccaaactccattcaaaaaatGGACAGATATGGATAATTAAAGAACATTCAGCTTTAGCAGTTTTATTGACATTAAGAGCTGACTGGGGATTCAAATAAATGCCGAACATACAACTATAAGTTATTTcttacattaaaatgtgtgtgtggtgtggaaaTAAATCTAACTGCTCTAAATCTTGGGAAAGGAAAACTGTCCGActtttcagtggagtttggtGTTGCGAACAGAACGTTCTCATCAAGCTACCGGACTCAATACTTAAACTCTTTGCTCGTCACTTCCAGCCAACAAACACAAGTATTTAAGCTCGTACCTTTCATACATAGAGGGACACCACACGCTGCCAAATTTCTCATTGTGCACTGGTTTGTTCTGTAAAGACGTGTTGTGATAAATTCGGCTCATCTTTCATAAACTGAGCTGCCACCTTTCCCTTCTCCGAGATTCCTGTTTCCTGACTTCCTCTTCCTACATGCCGCTGCGCGACAGAAGTGCGCTCGGTTTGCTGACAGCACGTGCCGCCGGGTGACAGCTGTACCACAGATGAGCGCCAGATGTTGGAATTTCGCGAatccagctgcttcacaatgTAGGTCTAAAGACTAAAGCCTGTAAATAAATCAAGAATATAAAGAAACGAAATAAAAACTATCAGTGACAAACATAGGAAAtcaaaaatgtcacttttaatGTCAAGTTTTTGAGACGGgaagacaaaatttgacaaagtAAAAACTATGCTATTCTGGGCATTACGTCATCAAACTTCAAGGACCAATAAGAATGAGAAACGTGCAATTTGTTTTAGTCTTAGTTTAGTATCTCAAAGTTTTGACTTGCCATGAGTATTTTTAAATATCATTCCTAATTTTCCTATAATTTATTTTTCCTGCCAGAAACTGAAGTCCATGTCATGAGGAGGATTGTGCTTTGCTGCAGCCACAGTTGTCTTATGCTTTTCATCAGTggccatgctagctgtttcccttgatctcctctttctccttctaaGCTAAGTTAGCGGGCAGCTgattcatatttaccatacagacacaagagtgttattaatcaaaacagaataaacatgttttccaaAATATCAAGCGATTCTTTTAAGATGCTCAGTGACATTGACAACCATGGACCAAATGattcaaaacacaaaccttAACAATGCCGTGAAGGGATGAAGGTGTGATTTGCCCAAAGATAACATGAGAATGATGGAGATGTCAATGAAGCGACCAGTACTGAGAAGAGGCCAGACAGAGTAATTAAGTGATACTtcttatgttgttttgttgaattcatttattcatatatCCCTCTCAAAAATGTCTGTACACTTCATAACATAAATACAGAATCCAAGTTGAGGTGGATACAGCATCCACTTCATCTCCATGAACAGATCCTCCTGAGGGCTGGTGTAGCACACGATGCCTGTGTCTACATCAGTGATTACACTCATGTCCTTCTGACTCGTTTGGCACTCCTCTGCGTTTCCTCTGCGTCTGGCGTCTCTCTGCAAGGCTCCGCAGATAGAGAGGTTTTGGATATCAGagcttgttttgtgtttggggACTGTGGTGGTCTGGTGGGAGGTCCGGAGTTCAGATCACTGGCGTGGGCTGCAGGGCTGCATCCTGTTCCAGAGATCTTGCTGCTTGGGGAGCTTCCTCCTTGGCTTGGATCACAAGGTTTAATTTGTTCTTTAGAAGAGCCTATTAACAGTGGAATGTTCACATTGCAGGTGCTGCACGAGGCCGGGTCCAGTCCACAATTGTAAGGCTGgatctaaaacaaaaaaacaaaaaaaaaagaaagaaagtattgagttcaataaaaactgagcaTTAATGTCAATGGATATTACAACAGAACAGCTGTGGTTACAGATGTTTTGGTTACTATTCACATTACGCTCTAATGATTTTATTCTACCAATGATGTTTCAACTACTACTAGTTGGTCTTTTATGAGTCAGATTTAGCTCATATTGACATCATCCCTCTCAAGTCAGTACTTTAGATGAACCTTTTGCAGCAGTTACAGCCGCGAGTGTGCATGGACAGGTCTCCATCTCTCTGGACACTGGAATTGCCCTCAATCTCCTTGTAAAACTGCTCCAGTGCGGTCAGGTTGTAAGGATATCATGAGTGAACAGCCCTTTCAAGCCCAGGCATGAATTCTCAATTGGTTTGCGACCTGACTCGGCCACTTCACATTGCTGCTCTTTAGCCATTCCTGCACAGCTTCAGCTTTAtgtttggggtcattgtcttgttggaaAACAAATATTCCCCCATGTCACAGATGCTGCTGACTGCTCCAGGTTTTCTGCCAGGATTTCCCTGAATCTTGCTGCATTCCTTTGTTCCTCTAGCCTTCCAGGACGTGCTGGAAAGAAGCCTCCCCACAGCGCGATGCTGCCACCACCGTGCCTCACTGTGGggatttgttgtgtttggctgatgctaaacattttatttgatgGCCACAAAGTTCAAATGTGGTGTCGGCCCATGACGCCTTCACCCAACTGTCTTCAGAGTCTCCCATGTACCTTCTGGCAAACTCTTTGAAACAGTGTCTTTCTTCTTGCCACTCTCCTGTAGAGCTGTCACTGGTGAAGCACCCGGACATCAGCAGTTGCATGCATAGCTTCTCTCGTCTCAGTCACCGACACTTGTCACTCCTACAGAGCAGTCATTGGTCTGTTGGTGGCCTCCCTCACTGGCATATATCTGACACTTCCTGTGAGGCAGACTGACAAGTGTGTCACAACTTTTCTATTTCTTGACAATCAATTTACGGCTGTAGCCTCCTGTTTTATGTACGAGCTCCTCATTTCATCCTCCTGTTCAGAATTACTCTGTTCTGTGTCACGttcactctcctccatgtttgtttgggttGCGCAATGAAAAGCGTGATGCAAACATCAGATGTTTTTCTATCGTTGCACGATTATATATCGTCATATCCCACAGCCTTCAATCGATTTCACTGTACTCGAAGTGACATTCAGTGActtggacattttttttatatccaCCCGCTGGCTGCTGCTTTGCAATCACCATTACATAGACTTGCTCGGAATGTTCTCGAGTCTTCTTGGTGTACGTTTTGCCACATTACTGACTAACCAGAAGTTTGACCATCCAGGTGTATTTATTCTACAATCACATTGAAACACCTTGACTTCATTCAGGTGATGTAATCAGAGCTTTGGAGGGTTTTCTTTCAATGTCAGCAGAGGAAAATTGAGATTCTCACCTTGTGAGAAGAGTC from Chaetodon auriga isolate fChaAug3 chromosome 6, fChaAug3.hap1, whole genome shotgun sequence encodes the following:
- the arpin gene encoding arpin → MSRIYHNTSLQNKPVHNEKFGSVWCPSMYESGQGVLVEGKLLDVSRHVISDDKNPKVRFYVLYIKPSRIHQRKFDASGKEIEPNFSDTKKVNTGFLMSSYKVEAKGESDRLSEEQLSAIVNKADLVKITDKHRPSGTCAFWYPEAEMDKTELETGQDVRLKTRGNSPFIFSLAKVDGGTVTKCNFAGDEKAGASWTDKIMSNKADAVSAQRPGGDGEGAEEDEWDD